The genomic stretch CCCGTCAGAGGCGGTGCGTTCGTCACCTCGTTGGTGTCCGCGCTCCACGTCGTGCACCACCCCACCGCGGAGCACTGGAGTGCGTTGCCGCCGCCTCCTCCGCCGCCTCCTCCTCCCTCACCGTCCTTGTCGTCTTCCTTGGAGTCACCACACGCCACAGCGAGGAGTGAGAGCGACAGCACCAACGCACGCGTCAGGTTCTTCATCGGAACTTCCCGGAAAAAGGTTCATGGGGATTTGCCCCCCACAAAGAGACATCCCGGGAGCCATCGTTGCGTCGAAATCGGACGGCTAGCGCGGACAGCGGTCCTTTTCGGCGCGAGCCTCGGCGACTTCACCGGGGTAGGCCTTGCGCCAGGGCTCCCACTCCAGCCACGCCCTGCGCGCCTCCTGACACGCCTCGTCAGACGCCCCGGACAAACGCAAAGCCTGGGCGAGCCGCCGCCGCGCCAGGGGAACCCGCGCGGACGCCACCTGTTCGCTCGCGAGCGCCGCCAGCGCCGTCCTCAAGGGCGCCGCCGCCTCCGCTGGCGCGCGCCTCGCCAGATGGACGTCGCCCAGCAGCACCAACGCCTTGATGCGCTCCGGCGCCACCGGCCCCCAGTCCCGCTCCAGCCTCGCGAGCGCCCGCTCCGCGTGGCCCCGAGCCTCCTCGACGCGCCCCAGGAACAGCAGAGCATCCGCGAGCCAGCGCAACCCCTCCCCCTCCAGCTCACCTCGCGCCAGCAACGATTCCTGGAGCGCGACGCCGCGCGCATGGAAGCCCCGAGCCTCCTTCGCGCGCCCCAGCAATCGCAACAGCCGCCCCACCTCGTGCAGGTCCAGCGCGACCTCCGGATGCGTGGCGCCGTACACGCGCTCACGGTGGGCCAGGCTGCGCCGGGCCTGCTCCAGCTCAGCCTCGCGCGCGCCCAGCTCACCCAGCACCCCCGTCCGGTTCGACGTCATGCCCATGAGCACCGCGTCCGCGCCTTCCGGCGGCACGCTCTTGCGAGCGACCGCGAGGCTCTGCTCCGCCGCGCGCAGCGCCTCCGGCCCCCGCCCCCACTCGAAATAGATGACGGCCAGGTTGGACAACGTGCGCGCCACCACGAGGTGTTCCTCGCCCAGGCTGCGGCGGAGGCTGGCCAGCGCCCGCTGCACGACGGCCTCCGCGCGGGCCAGCTCCCCCGCGTGGGCCAGCGTGCCACCCAGGTTCACCAGGGCCCGGGCTGTGTCGCGGTGGTCGGGGCCATGCAAGTCCTCCTGAAGCCGCAGCGCCTCTTCCTGCCAGCGCTTCGCTTCCAGGAGCCGGCCCTGATGACGGGCCAGCAGGCCCAGACGCCCATTGAGCTCCGCGCGGGCAGCGGCATGGGAGACGCCCTTCTCCGTGACACGGTCCAGCGCCTCGCGCAGCAGTGGCTCCGCCTCGGAGAAACGTCCCTCCTGCTCGAACAACTCGGCGCGGACATAGTTCAACAGCGCGTCGAACTCGGGGTCGCGCAGCGGCTCAGCCACCGCCTGAGCGCGGCTCAGATAGGCCCAGGCCTCCTGTGTCCGTCCCAGGTCATGGCCACTCAACCACGCCTGGGCATAGAGCACCCGGGCCAGCACGGCATGATGGCGCCCCGCCTCCGCGGCGAGGCCGGCCTGGACCAGCGAGGCTCGCGCATCCTCGAACGCACTGGCGTCTTCCTGGAGCGTGGCGCACAGCAGGTGGGCCTCCGCCTCCAGCGGGCGGTAGCGCGTGCGCACGGCCCGCTCCCGTGCCGCCAGCGCCACCTTCAACGCCTCCGGCGTATGGCCCGCGAACAGCCCCGCGTTCGCCCGGGCCAGCTCCGCCCGGACCGCTGTTACCTCCACCAGCACGGCCGGGTCTTCCGGAGGCGCCACGGCCTCCAGCAACGTCCTCACGTCCGAGCAGCGCCGCAGGCTCGCCAGCGAGCCCCCCAGCCCGAAGCCGCGCGCCACGGTGCGGGCATCCGCCTCCTGGAGCGCCACCACCACGCGGGTCACCTCTTCCAGCCGCTCGTCGAGGCAGGCCATGCGCAGGCCCAGGACCTGGTCTGGCTGCTCGCCCCAGACCCGCGTGGCCTCGCAGGCCTCCTGGTGCGCGCGCGTCCAGTCCAGCTTCCAGCGGTCCAGCGCCGCCACCACCGCGGAGAAGGACGCTTCCGCGTCCGGGGCGCTCGTGGCCAGGAAGGCCCGCCGGGTGGACTCCCGCATCTGCGCATCCCAGACGCCCGCGAAGTGCCGCTCACTGCCCTGACACAGCGCTTGAGGCGGCTGCCTGGACAGCAACCCGAAAACAGTCAGCCCCGTCAGGACTGCGCCCAGCATCACCAGGGCGACCGTGCGCCTGCGCGCCACGGTGTCCCGGGACAACTGCGCACGCAGCGCCTCCATGGAGGAGAACCGCTCCGCGGGGTCGGCGGAGAGCCCGCGCCGGACGACGGCCCGCAGCCACGCGGGGACACCGGGGCGTTCCGGCCGCACGGCCTTCCGCGCCACCTGCTCCAGCAAGGCCTCACGCGTCTTTCCCTCGAAGGGACGCTGGCCGTTGAGCGCCTCGTAGAGCGCGACACAGAAGGAGAACTGGTCCGAACGGGCATCACCGTGCTCGCCGCGGAGCTGTTCGGGCGCGCCGTAGGCCAGCGTGCCCAGCAAGGTCCCCGTGACGGTGAGGGACGCCGAAGTCACCGCGCCGGGAGCCGCCGCTCCGGGCACCAGGGTCGCGTTGGCCAGGCCGAAGTCAGTGATGCGAACGAGGCCCCCCTTCGTCAGCAAGACATTGTCCGGCTTGAAGTCCCGGTGGACGATGCCCAGCGCATGCGACGCGGCGAGTCCATCCGCCGCCTGCCGGAAGCGCTCGAGCACCTCCCGGAGCGGGCGCGGTTGCTCCGCCAGCCAGCGCCGCAGCGTGCCGCCCTCCAGGAACTCCATCACCAGGAAGAGCTGTCCCTGGTACTCGCCCACGTCATGAAGGCTGGCGATGTGCGGGTGGGACAGCTTCGCCATGGTGCGGGCCTCGCGCTCCAGACGTTGCCGCGCCAGGGCCAGTGAGTCCTCATGGAAACGCTCCGGCTTGAGCAGCTTCAGCGCCACCTTGCGGTCCAGCTCGGGGTCATACGCGACATGAACCCGGCCCATGCCGCCCTCGCCTAGCAGCCCCAGCACCACGTAGCGCCCCACCCGCGTGCCCGTGGCGAGCGGACCCACGCCCGCGAAGGAGGTCCGCGCCTCATTCGGGCTCAGCGCGGCGAGCACGCTCCGGCACTCGGCGCAGCCGGCGACGTGGGCACGCACCTGTTGCTCACGCTCGGAGGAGAGCTGGCCTTCCAGGTGACGCGCGAGGTCGTTCTCGTCCGGGCAGCTCATTCCTTCGCCGCCAGGAGTCCGGACAGGCTCACGTCGAGGCGGCCATGAACGGCCCGCATCATGCTGTCCAGTTCCTCCTGGGAGAGCGACAGCCGCTCCGTCAGCCCCTGGTGCGTGCGCGTCTCCAGCAGCGCCTTCACCCCGGACAGCCGCCGGGACAGGGTGGACTTGTGCACGCCGTAGAGTTCCCCCATGCGAGCCAGCGACAGATGCTCGACGAAGTGGAGACGAAGCAACTCCCGGTCCTCGTCATCCAGGGAGGCCACCGCCTGGACGAAGGCGGCGCGCACGTGCGAGCGGGCCTCCTCGCGAACCAGCCCCAGCTCCAGCCCGCCTTGCGCGGGGTCCGCGGCCAGCATCTCCGCGTCCACCCGTGCCTCCTGCCCCTGGGCCTTTCGCATCCGGAGCGCGAGGCGCACCGCGGAGATGTTGACCCAATGCAACAACGACCCCACGCCCGCATAGCCAAGGAGCCGGGGCGGCGAGTCGGGCCGAGGCATCAGCAGATTTCCCCGGAGCGCCTGAAGCACCTCATCCACGAACGTGGGCGAGGAATGAAGCCGTGCGAGCGAACCATGCAGCTTGCGCAGGACCTGCGCTTCGAAGAGGTCCGCCGCCCCCGGCTTCCCTTGAGCGCAGGCGAGCGCGAGGGCAAGGTCCCTTGCGTGCAAACGCTCCAGCGCGACGACAGGGTCCTCCGCCTCGGAGAGCCGTGCCCCCAGGTGCCGCGCGAACACCAGGGGCTCGGGCGCCGCGCACTGAAGGGAGGCCGCCTCACGCAGGGCCAGGGCGAGCGCCCGCGGCACCTCCGGCGCGGAGCGCAAGCGGCCCGCGGCGGCGGTGTCCATCGAACGAAGAACCGTCTCGAGAATCTCCTCGGGAAGAGCGCTGTCCGTACGCATGAGATGGTGATTTCCGTGGCGATGAGGCCACATCCCCCTCCCCGGAATCTCTAGCACGAATGCCTGAGCGGGCTCCCGGTCCTCGAGCGGCGCGCGCCTGCGCGGGGCCGCTCTCACCCGACGGGCTACGCCCCTGACAGCGACCGCCGGGGAGCCGGAGCGCACGGCCGGAGGAGTCCGGCCGGGCGCGTCCACGGACTCACGCCACGGTGAGGATTTCGGCGCCCTGCTCGGTGACGAGCAGGGTGTGCTCGAACTGGGCGCTGCGGGTGCCGTCGGCGGTGACGGCGGTCCACTCGTCATCCCAGGTGCGGTGCCCCCAGCCCCCCAGGTTGATCATCGGCTCGACGGTGAAAATCATGCCGGGCTGCATGACGGTGTCGGATTCGGGCTCGTAGTAGTGCGGAATCTGGAGCGCGGTGTGGAACGTCTCGCCGATGCCGTGGCCACAGTACGCGCGCACCACGCTCATGCCGTGCTGCGTGGCATGCGTTTCAATGGCCCGGCCGATATCGCTGATGGGCCGGCCCGGCTTCACCGCGGCGATGCCCAGGTCCAGGCACTCGCGCGTCACCCGCACCAACCGCTGGCTCTCCTCGTCCACGTTGCCCACGAAGACCGTCGCCGAGCAGTCACCGTGCACGCCATCCAGGAAGATGGTGACGTCCAGGTTGACGATGTCGCCATCCTCCAGCGGCCGGCTGTCCGGGATGCCGTGGCAGATGACCTCGTTGACGGACGTGCAGAGCGACTTCGGATAGCGGTGGTAGTTCAGCGTGCTCGGGTAGCCGCCCCGCTTGATGTAGGCCTCGTGGGTAATCGCATCCAGTTCGTCCGTGGTGATGCCCGGACGCACGTGCGAGGACACCTCCTGGAGCACCTCGGCGGCGGCCTTGCACGCCTTGCGCATGCGGGCGATGACGTCCGGCGTCTTGATGTCGGAGCCCGCGTCCTTGCGCGACGGACGGCCCGTCAGCGCGTAGTCCGGACGGGGGATGTGGAGCGGCACCTCGCGGCGCGGGCTGATGACGCCCGGGCGGATACCCTTGCGAAGCACGTCCGGGCCCCTCTTGCGCGCCTCGGCGGCATCCGCGCCGCGGTGGCACTTCTTGTACTTGGTGCCACTGCCACACCAGCAGGTGTCGTTGGGGCCCGGAAGCACGGCGGGCGGGGTACGGGGAACAGCGGTAGTCATGACTCACCTCCAGCGCGGAGCTGCTCGGGCTTACGGGCGCGCATCCAGCGCACCACCTGGGGACGAAGCCAAAGCCGGGGCCGCCCCGTGCCCAGGTCCAGGACGGGCCGGGGCATGTCGGGATAGCGGCGCAGGTAGGTGCTGACGCTGTTGGCGTGGCGCAGGCGCAGCAACCCGGCCACCGCCTGAGCGTCAATCAGGTCTTCGGTCTTCACCATGGGACACATTTCGGGCGTGTCTATACCCCTAGACATGCACCCATGCACGGCTTCTTTCCCAGACGGGACGGCGGCACTGCTCGCCAGGCGACGCCGCCCGCCCGGGCAGGGAGCGGGCCTTCAGCGCGCCAGGGCGGCACACGTCAGGCAGTGCCGGGCCTCTGGAACAGCGCGCAGCCGGTGCCGGCCAATGGCCCCGCCGCAGCGCGCGCACCGGCCGAACTCACCATGAGCGATGCGCGTCAGCGCCTCTTCGATGTCCCGCAGCTCCTGCGCCTCCGCCTGGGTGAAGGACAAGCCCCCCACCCCCAACGAGGCCCGAGCGCGCAGCCGGTGGCTGCGTTGCCGCAATGCTTCCTGGGCCTCCCGAGCCAGCAGCTCCATGTTCGTCTCCCACTGCGGCCACCCCGGCCACTCCGGACCCGCGGCCCAGCAGGAGATAATGCTTTCAGGAAGCGTGCCTTGCGGTGCGCGGCGCTACAGCCCTGAAAACGCGCAAGGCTTGCGCACCCCGGCCCAGGGCCCTGCATCGGTTGCGGCGCACCGGCGTCACTCCGCGCGTGCCCGGGATGCGGCGTGTTCCCGGGCGCGCTTCTCCACCGCGCGGAACGTGTCCTCCACGGCGTCCTTCTGCCCCATGCGCGCCAGGAAGCCAGGAATGGAGCCAGCCGGGTCCACGGTGAAGCGGTACACGGCATGGGACTTCCCTTCGCCTCGAGGCTCCACGCGCCAGCTTCCCTCGTTGAGCCGGATGCGCACCGTGCCGCGCCGCTGGGGAATGGCATCCGGCGTCGCCTGCCAGCGCTGCGCGAACACACCCGAGCCGTCCTCCGCCAGCCTGGACTCCAGCACCACGTTGCAGATGTAGTCGCGCGAGGACACCACCGGCAGGTCCAGCTTCGTGTACGTGAGCTGCCCCTCGTCCGGCAGGTCCTTCAGGATGCGGGACTCCTTCACATACGGCATCCAGCGCCGGTAGGCGTCCACGTCCCGCAGCACCGCCTGGACATCCGCGGCGCTCGCGGCCAGCTCGCCCTCCGCCCACACGTCCTTGGCCTCGGAGCCCGGACGCGCGCGGACCTTCACCACGTAGGGCTTCTCCGCCACCGTCTTCCACGCCTCTTCCGCGTGGGCTTGTCCGGCGGCGAAACCCAGCGCGCAAGCAGCCACGGCCGCCCCACTCCACAACATCTTCATGCAAGCATCCTTCGCGGCTCGGGCCGGATGTGACGTCACGTCAGCATCCGACACCCAGGCGCGGCGGCGCATTCACGAATGCGCAACGGGCCCACGCAAGCACCGCCCCCGAGCCACCTTCCGAAGGTGGCCCGGGGCGGCAATCCCACGCCGCGCCCTACGGCACGCGGACGGCCCGCCCACCGAATGCCGGGCTGGCCATGACATCCATTGCCAGGCGGTCCGCGTAGGGGCGGCCCAGCCGGCCGTAGGCCTCGGCTTCCTGCGCGGTGAGGACCACCCGCACCGTGAACTGGGCGATGCCCCCCACCACCACGTCGAGGAAGAGCGCCCCCTCGGCCGAGCGCACCAGCCGGTACATCAGCGGGCTCTGGATGAGGACCTGCTCCTCGCTCACGGAATCTCCGTCACCGCCGCCTGGGAGACGGGCGCGTCGATGACCATCAGCTCCGGCACGCCGCCAGAGGTGTAGCCACCGAACTTGAAGCAGTCCGTGTCCTCCTCGCTGGTGCACTTCCAGACGCCCGGGTCGCTGTCCACGGGCAGGCGCACGCACACGCCGGTGGCCGCCAGGTCCAGCGTCATCATCCGCAGCGGGCCTTCGAAGTTCTTCGCCGGCAGGCCCAGCGCCTGGCCAATCACCGCCGGGTCATGCGCGCCGTCCACCATCGACTTCTCGACGGCGGCCTGGATGGTCTCCGACGGCGCGGCGAACAGGTAACAACCATTGTCATTGCAGCGGCCGAAGTTCTGCGCGTTCGGCTTCACCACGAAGTTCTGGTACGCGGCGTCCGTCATCAGCCACGACACCTTCTTGCCAGGGAAGTTCTTCGCCAGGTGCTGCTCAACGCTCCACGGGCTGGCGCGCTCATCGGCCTCGCGGGAGATTTGCGCCTGCTGCGCATCACAGGCCTGCGGCTGCGTCGGGGTGGGGGTGACGCTGCCGCCCCCCGTGTGCTTGCAGCCGGACAGCAGGAAGACACCAAGGAGCAGGCTCCGAATCGTCCACGTCATGGGCAGACCTCCAGATAAGGAAGGAGTGAAAGAGGTGGCGGAACCTACCTCCTGTCGGCCCATGGATAGTCGTCATTTCTTGATTTTGTAATCTCCCCGGCCTGCCCCCCACCGAGCGGTTATAGGGTGCGGCATGAGCCAGAACCTCTACGACATTCCCCTCAAGTCCATCGACGGTGCCCCGCAGTCACTCGGCCAGTTCAAGGGCAAGGTGCTGCTGGTGGTCAACGTGGCCTCCAAATGCGGCCTGACGCCGCAGTACGAAGGCCTGGAGAAGCTCTACGAGCGCAAGCGCGCCGAGGGCTTCGAGGTGCTGGGCTTCCCGGCCAACAACTTCCTGGGCCAGGAGCCGGGCAGCGAGTCAGAAATCAAGGCGTTCTGCACGCTGACCTACGACGTGAAGTTCCCGCTGTTCTCCAAGATTTCGGTGGTGGGCGCGGACAAGCACCCGCTCTATCACGCGCTGACGGGCGCCATCCCGGACGCCGTGGGCGAAGGCCCCATGCGCAGCCGGCTCCAGGGCTACGGCATCACCGCCAACCCCGTGCCGGAAGTGCAGTGGAACTTCGAGAAGTTCCTCGTCGGGCGTGACGGCCGCGTCGCCGCGCGTTTCGCGCCGGACGTCGCCGCGGACGATGCGCGCCTGCTGTCCGCCATCGACGCGGAGCTCGCGAAGCAGGCCTGACCCGGCCGGGGTGCCGCTGGACTTCTGCCGTCCAGCGGACGGGCCCTGACGAAAGCAGTGACTTTTCGCGCGCTCCGGGGCAAGCCAGGGGTGCCATGAGCACGTTCATTCCTGGTCCCCCGCCCGAGCGCGGACTGTTCTGCAACCGCACCCTCAACCTGCGCGCCATCAAGGCGGTGGGTTACGACATGGATTACACGCTCATCCACTACCATGTGGAGGCGTGGGAGCGCCGCGCCTACGAGCACATCCGCGACCGGCTCGTGGAGCAGGGCTGGCCGGTGGCGGACTTGTCGTTCGACCCCGAGCTGTCGATGCGCGGCCTCATCATCGACACGGAGAAGGGCAACCTCCTCAAGGCCAACCGCTTCGGCTTCGTGAAGAAGGCGCTGCACGGCACGCAGGCCATGAGCTTCGAGGCCCAGCGCGACGAATACGCGCGCACCATCATCGACCTGCATGAGCGGCGCTGGGTGTTCCTCAACACGCTCTTCTCGCTGTCGGAGGCGTGCATCTACGCGCAGCTCGTGGACCGGCTGGATGCCGGCCAGCTCCCGGGCCCCATGGGCTATTCGGACCTCTACGAGCACGTGCGGAAGAACCTGGACGCCACGCACATGCAGGGGCGGCTGAAGGCGGAAATCATCGCCGACCCGGAGCGCTACGTCATCGACGACCCGGAGACGCCGCTGGCGCTGCTGGACCAGCGCAACGCCGGCAAGAAGCTGCTGCTCATCACCAACAGCGAGTGGGCCTACACCGAGCCCATGATGCACTTCGCCTTCGACCGGCACCTGCCGGAAGGCATGACGTGGCGGCAGCTCTTCGACGTGGTGATTGTCTCCGCGCGCAAGCCGGAGTTCTTCACCACGCGCTCGTCGCTCTTCGAGGTGGTGGAGTCCAGCGGCGAGGCGCTGCTGCGTCCGCACTCGGGCCCCTTCAAGCCCGGCACGCCGTACTTCGGCGGCAGCGCGGTGGAGCTGGAGCGCCACTTGGGCATGAGCGGGGACCAGATTCTCTACGTGGGCGACCACATGTTCGGCGACGTGCACGTGACGAAGAATGTGCTGCGCTGGCGCACAGCGCTCATCCTGCGCGAGCTGGAGGACGAGGTGCGCTCAATCGCCTCGTTCCGCGCCACGGAGTCCCGGCTGGCCGAGCGCATGGTGGTGAAGGAGCGGCTGGAGGCGGAGAGCTGCCAGATTCGCCTGGAGGTCCAGCGGCGGCGCTTCCAGTACGGCCCGCGCACGGACACGCCGACGGAGGCGGAGCTGGTGGCGCGGCAGGCCACGCTGCGCACGGAGCTGGAGGCGCTGGACGCGGAGCTGGGGCCCCTGGCACGCGCGGCCACCGAGCTGTCCAACCCCATCTGGGGCCTGCTGACGCGCGCGGGCAATGACAAGAGCCACCTGGCCCGGCAGGTGGAGCGGTACGCGGACATCTACACGTCGCGCGTGTCCAACTTCCTGTTCGCCACGCCCTTCGTCTACCTGCGCAGCCCGCGCGGCAGCCTCCCGCATGATCCCAGCCTGCCCGGCGGCACGCCCGTCTTCGGCGCCAGCGAGGCCGGCGGCGGCGTGTCCGGCACGGACGGCGGGGAGTAGCCGGCACGGGGGACGCGGCGGCATGGGGCCTACCTGTGCCGCCGGCGTCCTACCAACAGGGGAGGATGTGTAGATCCTCGGATTCATTGAACTTTCGTTCAGTACCCCTCCGAGGAGAGGGCAGGCAGGCATCCCCCTCCACAGGGCATGTCAGACCGCCCCGGTATGAGTGCTCTTGTGAGCCACTCGACCTCGAACAGCTCTTCGACGCGCGTACTCGAGCAGCGCAACCTGCTTGGGGGCATGGACCTGCTACCGGTGCTGGGCGGCAAGGGCCGCAAGCGCGCCCGGCGCTTCCACGTCGCCTCGGAGCGACGGGTGGGGTTCGCCGCGGCGCTGGCGCTGGTGGTGGAGCACGGCAAGCAGAAGGCGAAGGAGACGGGCGTCACGTACCTGAGCACCTGCCCTCGCTGCGGCCACAGGGGCCCCACGGCGCAGGACTTCGGCTACCGCATCATGCGTGGGGAGCGCCGGCCCCAGTCCTGGTGCCGCGGCTGCCGTGGCCTGCACCTGGAGCCCACGGAGACGGCGCGGACCAGCAACAGCGCTCCGCGCGGCACGGACGGCTGGCTGTTCCCGCCTGAGAGCACCACCAGCACCCGCCCGCCCCGGCGTGGCAACGGCTCGTCGACGCAGCACCGGGCCACGGGCAGCTCCGCCGACTCGCCTCCGTCCCGCTGAGACACGGCCAGCCCCGACATGTCACGTCGGGGCTGACCGGAACCAGGAGAACGAACGTCGCGACTACGAACGCGCGTTCTCGGAACCGACGAGGGCCTTCGCGTGGTGCGCGAAGTGGTCCGCGAGGAAGGTGGCGATGAAGTAGTAGCTGTGGTCGTACCCCGCGTGCCGCCGCAGCGTGAGCGGGTGGCCCGTGGCCTCGCAGGCGGCGGCCAGCAGCTCCGGGCGCAGCTGGGTGGCGAGGAACTCGTCGGCCTCGCCCTGGTCCACCAGGAGGGCCAGGCGCTCCTTGGCCGTCTTCACCAACTCGACGGCGTCCCAGGCCGCCCACGCGTCACGGTTGTCGCCCAGGTAGGCGGTGAAGGCCTTCTGGCCCCACGGCACCTGTGAGGGTGCGACGATGGGGGAGAAGGCGGACACGCTGCGGTAGCGGCCCGGGTGGCGCAGGGCGGTGACGAGCGCGCCATGACCGCCCATCGAATGGCCGAAGATGCCTCGCGCGTCCGTGGCCGGGAAGTGCTGCTCCACCAGCGCGGGGAGCTCCCGGGCCACGTAGTCCTGCATGCGGAAGTGCGGCGCCCAGGGGGCCTGCGTGGCGTCGAGGTAGAAGCCCGCCCCCTGCCCCAAATCGTAGGCAGCGTCATTGGCCACCGCGTCGCCGCGAGGACTGGTGTCAGGCGCGACGACGATGAAGCCATGGCGCGCCGCGTGCTCCTGCGCGCCCGCCTTGGTGATGAAGTTCTGCTCGGTGCAGGTCAGGCCGGAGAGCCAGTACAGCACCGGGCAGCGCTCGCCGCGCAGCGCGGCCTCCGGCAGGTAGATGCCGAACCGCGTCTCGCCGCCCAGCGCGGAGGAGGTGTGCTTCCACACCTCCTGCCGGCCGCCAAAACTCGCGTGGTGTTCGATGCGTTCCATGGTCAGTAGCGGACGACGGTGCGGATGGACTTGCCCTCGTGCATCAGGTCGAAGGCCTCGTTGATGTCGGTCAGCGGGCGCGTGTGGGTCACGAACGGCGCGAGCTGAATCTTCCCGGACATCGCGTCCTCCACCATGCCGGGGAGCTCCGAGCGGCCCTTCACGCCACCAAAGGCGGTCCCCTTCCAGGTCCGGCCCGTGACGAGCTGGAACGGACGGGTGGAGATCTCCTGTCCCGCGCCGGCCACGCCGATGATGATGGACTGGCCCCAGCCACGGTGCGCGCACTCGAGCGCGGCGCGCATCACCCCCACGTTGCCGATGCACTCGAAGGAGTGGTCCACGCCCCAGCCCGTCATCTCCACGATGACCTGCTGGATGGGGCGGTCGTGGTCCTTGGGGTTGACGAAGTCGGTGGCGCCGAAGGTCTTCGCCAGCTCGAACTTGGCGGGGTTCGTGTCGATGGCGATGATGCGACCGGCCTTCGCCATCTGGGCGCCCTGGATGACTGCCAGGCCGATGCCGCCCAGGCCGAACACCGCCACCGAATCCCCTTCCTGCACGCGGGCCGTGTTCTTCACCGCGCCCAGGCCCGTCGTCACGCCGCAGCCCAGCAGGCAGACCTGCTCGGGGTTGGCGTTCGGGTTGATGCGGGCCAGCGACACCTCCGCCACCACGGTGTACTCGCTGAAGGTGGAGCACCCCATGTAGTGATAGACGGGCTTGCCGTTGTACGAGAAGCGCGTGGTGCCGTCTGGCATCACACCCTTGCCCTGGGTGGCACGCACCGCCACGCACAGGTTCGTCTTTCCAGACTTACAGAACAGACACTGGCCGCACTCCGCGGTGTAGAGCGGGATGACGTGGTCGCCGGGCTTGACGGACGTCACGCCCTCGCCCACCGCCTCCACCACGCCGGCTCCCTCGTGGCCGAGCACCACAGGGAAGAGACCTTCCGGATCATCCCCGGAGAGGGTGAACGCGTCGGTGTGACAGACGCCCGTGTGGGTGATGCGGACCAGGACCTCGCCCTTCTGCGGAGGCGCGACGTCGAGCTCGACGATGCTCAAGGGCTTTCCGGCTTCGAAGGCAACAGCGGCACGGGACTTCATGAGGATGCTCCTGGGGCTAGGGGATGAAGGCAGGGACTCCCGCTCACTTGAGATAGGTGCGGACCAGCGCCGTCATGTCTCGCACCCGCTGGGCGTGGCGCGGGTCCTCGTCGGACGCCGGGCCGAACTCCTCCCGGATGTGTGACTCCAGCACCTCGGACA from Myxococcus xanthus encodes the following:
- a CDS encoding protein kinase domain-containing protein codes for the protein MSCPDENDLARHLEGQLSSEREQQVRAHVAGCAECRSVLAALSPNEARTSFAGVGPLATGTRVGRYVVLGLLGEGGMGRVHVAYDPELDRKVALKLLKPERFHEDSLALARQRLEREARTMAKLSHPHIASLHDVGEYQGQLFLVMEFLEGGTLRRWLAEQPRPLREVLERFRQAADGLAASHALGIVHRDFKPDNVLLTKGGLVRITDFGLANATLVPGAAAPGAVTSASLTVTGTLLGTLAYGAPEQLRGEHGDARSDQFSFCVALYEALNGQRPFEGKTREALLEQVARKAVRPERPGVPAWLRAVVRRGLSADPAERFSSMEALRAQLSRDTVARRRTVALVMLGAVLTGLTVFGLLSRQPPQALCQGSERHFAGVWDAQMRESTRRAFLATSAPDAEASFSAVVAALDRWKLDWTRAHQEACEATRVWGEQPDQVLGLRMACLDERLEEVTRVVVALQEADARTVARGFGLGGSLASLRRCSDVRTLLEAVAPPEDPAVLVEVTAVRAELARANAGLFAGHTPEALKVALAARERAVRTRYRPLEAEAHLLCATLQEDASAFEDARASLVQAGLAAEAGRHHAVLARVLYAQAWLSGHDLGRTQEAWAYLSRAQAVAEPLRDPEFDALLNYVRAELFEQEGRFSEAEPLLREALDRVTEKGVSHAAARAELNGRLGLLARHQGRLLEAKRWQEEALRLQEDLHGPDHRDTARALVNLGGTLAHAGELARAEAVVQRALASLRRSLGEEHLVVARTLSNLAVIYFEWGRGPEALRAAEQSLAVARKSVPPEGADAVLMGMTSNRTGVLGELGAREAELEQARRSLAHRERVYGATHPEVALDLHEVGRLLRLLGRAKEARGFHARGVALQESLLARGELEGEGLRWLADALLFLGRVEEARGHAERALARLERDWGPVAPERIKALVLLGDVHLARRAPAEAAAPLRTALAALASEQVASARVPLARRRLAQALRLSGASDEACQEARRAWLEWEPWRKAYPGEVAEARAEKDRCPR
- a CDS encoding transcriptional regulator, which codes for MRTDSALPEEILETVLRSMDTAAAGRLRSAPEVPRALALALREAASLQCAAPEPLVFARHLGARLSEAEDPVVALERLHARDLALALACAQGKPGAADLFEAQVLRKLHGSLARLHSSPTFVDEVLQALRGNLLMPRPDSPPRLLGYAGVGSLLHWVNISAVRLALRMRKAQGQEARVDAEMLAADPAQGGLELGLVREEARSHVRAAFVQAVASLDDEDRELLRLHFVEHLSLARMGELYGVHKSTLSRRLSGVKALLETRTHQGLTERLSLSQEELDSMMRAVHGRLDVSLSGLLAAKE
- the map gene encoding type I methionyl aminopeptidase is translated as MTTAVPRTPPAVLPGPNDTCWCGSGTKYKKCHRGADAAEARKRGPDVLRKGIRPGVISPRREVPLHIPRPDYALTGRPSRKDAGSDIKTPDVIARMRKACKAAAEVLQEVSSHVRPGITTDELDAITHEAYIKRGGYPSTLNYHRYPKSLCTSVNEVICHGIPDSRPLEDGDIVNLDVTIFLDGVHGDCSATVFVGNVDEESQRLVRVTRECLDLGIAAVKPGRPISDIGRAIETHATQHGMSVVRAYCGHGIGETFHTALQIPHYYEPESDTVMQPGMIFTVEPMINLGGWGHRTWDDEWTAVTADGTRSAQFEHTLLVTEQGAEILTVA
- a CDS encoding TraR/DksA family transcriptional regulator; the protein is MELLAREAQEALRQRSHRLRARASLGVGGLSFTQAEAQELRDIEEALTRIAHGEFGRCARCGGAIGRHRLRAVPEARHCLTCAALAR
- a CDS encoding START domain-containing protein — protein: MKMLWSGAAVAACALGFAAGQAHAEEAWKTVAEKPYVVKVRARPGSEAKDVWAEGELAASAADVQAVLRDVDAYRRWMPYVKESRILKDLPDEGQLTYTKLDLPVVSSRDYICNVVLESRLAEDGSGVFAQRWQATPDAIPQRRGTVRIRLNEGSWRVEPRGEGKSHAVYRFTVDPAGSIPGFLARMGQKDAVEDTFRAVEKRAREHAASRARAE
- a CDS encoding glutathione peroxidase → MSQNLYDIPLKSIDGAPQSLGQFKGKVLLVVNVASKCGLTPQYEGLEKLYERKRAEGFEVLGFPANNFLGQEPGSESEIKAFCTLTYDVKFPLFSKISVVGADKHPLYHALTGAIPDAVGEGPMRSRLQGYGITANPVPEVQWNFEKFLVGRDGRVAARFAPDVAADDARLLSAIDAELAKQA
- a CDS encoding HAD-IG family 5'-nucleotidase; translation: MSTFIPGPPPERGLFCNRTLNLRAIKAVGYDMDYTLIHYHVEAWERRAYEHIRDRLVEQGWPVADLSFDPELSMRGLIIDTEKGNLLKANRFGFVKKALHGTQAMSFEAQRDEYARTIIDLHERRWVFLNTLFSLSEACIYAQLVDRLDAGQLPGPMGYSDLYEHVRKNLDATHMQGRLKAEIIADPERYVIDDPETPLALLDQRNAGKKLLLITNSEWAYTEPMMHFAFDRHLPEGMTWRQLFDVVIVSARKPEFFTTRSSLFEVVESSGEALLRPHSGPFKPGTPYFGGSAVELERHLGMSGDQILYVGDHMFGDVHVTKNVLRWRTALILRELEDEVRSIASFRATESRLAERMVVKERLEAESCQIRLEVQRRRFQYGPRTDTPTEAELVARQATLRTELEALDAELGPLARAATELSNPIWGLLTRAGNDKSHLARQVERYADIYTSRVSNFLFATPFVYLRSPRGSLPHDPSLPGGTPVFGASEAGGGVSGTDGGE